A region from the Muribaculum gordoncarteri genome encodes:
- a CDS encoding GLPGLI family protein, which translates to MINKVTAMLMCLVAIAASAQPQADIEVSYTAHHPNLRNGKDDLTSQYILLANGDESKFFSPMTEYVDSLNSTPEGKAKLNEMTSNAFLGGKLDDIPRSDGSYYVVKSVDKYTYYDNSGFEKYVYEEPVAEMKWEVAEDSTKNILGYECIMAVVDYHGRRWTAWFTPEIPINAGPWKFAGLPGLILEATADGNQYSFVATGLQQTDKPITPVYLANEYEKTDRIKFLKARRSFLDNPLGKINAQFAGAGVTVGKVQNEDGSDATGSIFAPASVVDLIETDYH; encoded by the coding sequence ATGATTAATAAAGTAACAGCTATGCTTATGTGCCTTGTGGCAATAGCCGCAAGTGCACAGCCGCAGGCCGACATCGAGGTCAGCTACACGGCTCATCATCCCAATCTTCGCAACGGTAAGGATGATCTTACAAGTCAGTATATTTTGCTCGCCAATGGTGATGAGTCAAAATTCTTCTCGCCGATGACCGAATATGTAGATTCGCTCAACTCTACGCCTGAAGGGAAAGCAAAACTGAATGAGATGACGAGCAATGCCTTTCTCGGAGGAAAATTGGACGATATACCTCGTTCCGACGGCTCATACTATGTCGTTAAATCGGTTGACAAATATACTTATTATGACAACTCCGGCTTTGAAAAATACGTGTATGAAGAGCCTGTTGCCGAAATGAAGTGGGAAGTTGCAGAAGATTCAACTAAGAATATCCTCGGTTATGAGTGCATAATGGCTGTTGTCGATTATCACGGCCGCCGATGGACTGCATGGTTCACGCCTGAGATTCCTATAAATGCCGGACCGTGGAAATTTGCCGGTCTTCCGGGACTGATATTGGAGGCGACTGCCGACGGCAACCAATACAGCTTTGTGGCAACGGGTCTTCAGCAAACCGACAAGCCCATAACTCCTGTATATCTTGCAAATGAATATGAGAAGACCGACCGCATTAAATTCTTAAAGGCGCGTCGCAGTTTCCTCGACAATCCGTTGGGTAAAATCAACGCCCAATTCGCCGGTGCCGGAGTCACTGTGGGCAAAGTTCAAAACGAGGACGGCAGTGACGCTACAGGCTCAATCTTCGCACCCGCTTCGGTCGTCGACCTTATCGAAACCGACTATCATTAA